A portion of the Cyanobium sp. PCC 7001 genome contains these proteins:
- the dnaG gene encoding DNA primase, translated as MPLSLPRLHPRTIEAVKERADIVDVVGEHVVLKKKGREFVGICPFHDDTSPSMTVSPAKQFYYCFSCGAGGNAIKFLMELQRQSFSDVVLELARKYQLPIETLDGPQQERLRRQLSRRDQLHRVLSLASGWFRSQLRAPEGAGALAYLREQRKLGEGTIEAFELGFAPDRWDGLLNHLGQVEGIGPEWLVEAGLAVPRKGQGGEGSQGYYDRFRGRVMVPIKDRQGRVIGFGGRSLDGGEPKYLNSPETEVFEKGKHLFGLDRAASAIRRDDRAVVVEGYFDVIALHAAGITNAVASLGTALSSQQITQLCRCCESRRLILNFDSDGAGVRAAQRAIGEVEQQALQGQLELRVLHLPAGKDPDEFLQQHGAGDYRALLDQAPQWLDWQIEQVLAGKDLARSDQFQQAVSGLVALLGKLPQSAVRSHYLQQVAERLSGGQARLAIQLEDDLRQQVKGQRWHGRSQKWEQPGEAGLRERAEAEVLRLYLHCGTYRAPIRAELRRHDLEDFALAHHRQLWAAISALEEDNLGAGRLEAVNRGLDPGHDLADLDLPRLLSDQLLVEESTLLTRLTPLIEPSELQQLHLGQPLLQLRGALASLERQRSLKRCRHLLDAWSSQRLETLERCIARLLEGERQEAASHDGLVPVSDMESRIDGLFAELNSDALRFQELYYNERRYLEELDARRRAGFAELVPAMARPPELDVAG; from the coding sequence ATGCCCTTGAGCCTGCCGCGCCTCCACCCCCGCACGATCGAGGCCGTGAAGGAGCGCGCCGACATCGTGGATGTGGTGGGCGAGCACGTGGTGCTCAAGAAGAAGGGGCGGGAATTCGTCGGCATCTGCCCCTTCCACGACGACACGTCGCCGTCGATGACGGTGTCACCGGCCAAGCAGTTCTATTACTGCTTCTCCTGCGGCGCTGGCGGCAACGCCATCAAGTTCCTGATGGAGCTGCAGCGCCAGAGCTTCAGCGATGTGGTGCTGGAGCTGGCGCGCAAGTACCAGCTGCCGATCGAGACCCTCGACGGCCCCCAGCAGGAGCGCCTGCGCCGGCAGCTCTCGCGCCGCGATCAGCTGCACCGGGTGCTGAGCCTGGCCTCGGGCTGGTTCCGCAGCCAGCTGCGCGCCCCCGAGGGTGCGGGGGCCCTGGCCTACCTGCGCGAGCAGCGCAAGCTCGGGGAGGGCACCATCGAGGCCTTCGAGCTCGGCTTCGCACCGGACCGGTGGGACGGCCTCCTGAATCACCTGGGACAGGTGGAGGGCATCGGGCCGGAGTGGCTGGTGGAGGCGGGCCTGGCGGTGCCGCGCAAGGGGCAGGGCGGCGAGGGGAGCCAGGGCTATTACGACCGCTTTCGCGGCCGCGTCATGGTGCCGATCAAGGACCGTCAGGGGCGGGTGATCGGCTTCGGTGGCCGCAGCCTGGACGGCGGCGAGCCCAAATACCTCAACTCGCCGGAAACCGAGGTGTTCGAGAAGGGGAAGCACCTCTTCGGGCTCGACCGGGCCGCCAGCGCCATCCGCCGCGATGACCGGGCCGTGGTGGTGGAGGGCTACTTCGATGTGATCGCCCTGCATGCCGCCGGCATCACCAACGCGGTGGCGTCCCTCGGCACGGCCCTGAGCAGCCAGCAGATCACCCAGCTGTGCCGCTGCTGTGAGAGCCGGCGGCTGATCCTCAACTTCGACAGCGACGGCGCCGGCGTTCGGGCCGCCCAGCGGGCGATCGGTGAGGTGGAGCAGCAGGCCCTGCAGGGGCAGCTCGAGCTGCGGGTGCTGCATCTCCCCGCCGGCAAGGACCCCGACGAGTTCCTGCAGCAGCACGGAGCCGGCGACTACCGCGCCCTGCTGGATCAGGCACCCCAGTGGCTCGACTGGCAGATCGAGCAGGTGCTGGCCGGCAAGGACCTGGCCCGCTCCGACCAGTTCCAGCAGGCGGTGAGCGGCCTGGTGGCCCTGCTCGGCAAGCTGCCCCAGAGCGCCGTGCGCAGTCACTACCTGCAGCAGGTGGCCGAGCGGCTCAGCGGCGGTCAGGCGCGGCTGGCGATCCAGCTGGAGGACGACCTGCGCCAGCAGGTGAAGGGGCAGCGCTGGCACGGCCGCTCCCAGAAGTGGGAACAGCCCGGCGAGGCGGGGCTGCGGGAACGGGCCGAGGCCGAGGTGCTGCGGCTCTATCTCCACTGCGGCACCTACCGCGCTCCGATCCGGGCGGAGCTGCGCCGGCATGACCTGGAGGACTTCGCCCTCGCCCATCACCGCCAGCTCTGGGCCGCCATCAGCGCCCTGGAGGAGGACAACCTCGGGGCCGGTCGGCTGGAGGCGGTGAACCGCGGCCTCGACCCCGGCCATGACCTGGCCGACCTCGACCTGCCGCGCCTGCTCAGCGATCAGCTGCTGGTGGAGGAGAGCACGCTGCTCACCAGGCTCACGCCCCTGATCGAGCCGAGCGAGCTGCAGCAGCTGCATCTGGGCCAGCCGCTGCTGCAGCTGCGCGGAGCCCTCGCCTCCCTGGAGCGGCAGCGCAGCCTCAAACGCTGCCGCCATCTGCTGGACGCCTGGAGCAGTCAGCGGCTGGAAACCCTGGAGCGCTGCATCGCCCGCCTGCTGGAGGGTGAACGCCAGGAGGCGGCAAGCCACGACGGACTGGTGCCCGTGAGTGACATGGAGAGCCGCATCGACGGCCTGTTCGCCGAGCTCAACAGCGATGCGCTGCGCTTTCAGGAGCTTTACTACAACGAGCGCCGCTACCTCGAGGAGCTGGATGCCCGCCGCCGGGCCGGTTTCGCCGAGCTGGTGCCCGCGATGGCCCGACCGCCGGAGCTCGATGTGGCCGGCTGA
- the ruvA gene encoding Holliday junction branch migration protein RuvA: MIGWLQGDIADPWQHDKRCGLLLLCRGVGYEVQVSQRDWRRLPPPGSPLALHIHQSIREDAWTLYGFTARQERDLFRDLVAVSGVGPQMAMGLLGALEMEELVQAIVQPDLRRLCQAPGVGKRTAERLAVELRVRLQERYLGAVETAAEADPEQLPGLADGSRDDICGTLVSLGFADLEIHRALRAVASQGLTAEASTEDWIRDCLRWLSRPAA, translated from the coding sequence ATGATCGGCTGGCTGCAAGGCGACATCGCCGATCCCTGGCAGCACGACAAGCGCTGCGGGCTCCTGCTCCTCTGCCGCGGCGTGGGCTACGAGGTGCAGGTGAGCCAACGGGACTGGCGGCGGCTGCCCCCGCCGGGCTCACCGCTCGCGCTGCACATCCACCAGAGCATCCGAGAGGACGCCTGGACCCTCTACGGCTTCACGGCGCGGCAGGAGCGGGACCTGTTCCGCGACCTGGTGGCGGTCAGCGGCGTGGGTCCCCAGATGGCCATGGGGCTGCTGGGTGCCCTCGAGATGGAGGAGCTGGTGCAGGCCATCGTCCAGCCGGATCTGCGGCGGCTCTGCCAGGCCCCGGGGGTGGGCAAGCGCACGGCGGAACGGCTGGCGGTGGAACTGCGGGTGCGGCTGCAGGAGCGCTACCTGGGCGCGGTGGAGACTGCGGCCGAGGCTGATCCCGAGCAGCTTCCGGGTCTGGCCGACGGCAGCCGCGATGACATCTGCGGCACGCTGGTGTCCCTCGGCTTCGCCGACCTGGAGATCCACCGGGCCCTGCGCGCCGTGGCCTCCCAGGGCCTCACGGCGGAGGCCTCCACCGAGGACTGGATCCGCGACTGCCTGCGCTGGCTGTCCCGGCCGGCCGCATGA
- the rpsO gene encoding 30S ribosomal protein S15: protein MPLTTDKKQELINSHQTHGTDTGSVEVQVAMLSERITQLTGHLQQNKHDFSSRQGLLKMIGRRKRLLGYLKSISQDRYSALIAKLGIRG from the coding sequence ATGCCGCTCACCACCGACAAGAAGCAGGAACTGATCAACAGCCACCAGACCCATGGCACCGACACCGGTTCCGTCGAGGTGCAGGTGGCGATGTTGAGTGAGCGCATCACCCAGCTCACGGGCCATCTGCAGCAGAACAAGCACGACTTTTCCTCCCGCCAGGGGCTGCTGAAGATGATTGGCCGCCGCAAGCGCCTGCTGGGCTACCTCAAGAGCATCAGCCAGGACCGCTACAGCGCCCTGATCGCCAAGCTCGGCATCCGCGGCTGA
- a CDS encoding DNA polymerase III subunit alpha, translating to MAFVPLHNHSDYSLLDGASQLPAMVERAVELGMPALALTDHGVMYGAIELLKLCSKAGIKPIIGNEMYVINGALDDPNPPKKERRYHLVVLAKNAVGYRNLVKLTSISHLRGMRGRGIFARACIDKQLLRQHSEGLIVATACLGGEIPQAILRGRPDVARQVAAWYQEVFGDDFYLEIQDHGGLEDRIVNTEIARIGQELGIELIATNDAHYLSVGDVEAHDALLCVLTGKLISDEKRLRYTGTEYIKSEAEMLALFADHLEPDVIRRAVANTAQVAEKVEDYDILGRYQMPRFPIPEGHTAVSYLSAVAEQGLRDRLELAAEAPFEPAYGERLRFELEVMEQMGFPTYFLVVWDYIRFARENRIPVGPGRGSAAGSLVAYALGITNIDPVVHGLLFERFLNPERKSMPDIDTDFCIERRGEVIDYVTRRYGEDKVAQIITFNRMTSKAVLKDVARVLDIPYGDADRLAKLIPVVRGKPAKLKEMIGPESPAAEFREKYEKDPDVRRWVDMAMRIEGTNKTFGVHAAGVVIAADPLDELVPLQRNNDGQVITQYFMEDVESMGLLKMDFLGLKNLTMIDKTLDLVQQSTGETVDPDKLPLDDAATYGLLARGDLEGIFQLESSGMRQIVRDLKPSCLEDISSILALYRPGPLDAGLIPKFINRKHGREAIDFAHDKLQPILNETYGIMVYQEQIMKIAQDLAGYSLGEADLLRRAMGKKKKSEMEKHQTIFVEGATRRGVDTKVAEALFEQMVLFAEYCFNKSHSTAYGAVTFQTAYLKAHYPVAYMAALLTVNAGASDKVQRYIANCNAMGIEVMPPDVNASGIDFTPVGDRILFGLSAVRNLGDGAIRQLIEVRQEDGPFRSLADLCDRIPGQQLNRRALEALIHSGALDALEPSGNRAQLMADLDLILDWASSRARDRASGQGNLFDLMASSSAAEPASAGGAGGGDLSTAPKAAPVNDYPPTEKLRLEKELVGFYLSDHPLKQLGRPVRLLSPVALATLEEQPDKAKVSAVAMVPELRQVTTRKGDRMAVLQLEDLTGSCEAVVFPRAYARLADHLMVDARLLVWGSVDRRDDRVQLIVDDCRSIDDLQLLMVELEAEQAADIAIQHRLRECLQRHRPPLDDVGLRVPVVALVQQRQETRFVRLGPQFCVADAAAALDTLAAADFRARISAPLMAA from the coding sequence TTGGCTTTCGTACCCCTCCACAACCACAGCGACTACAGCCTCCTGGACGGGGCCAGCCAGCTGCCGGCCATGGTGGAGCGGGCGGTGGAGCTGGGCATGCCCGCCCTGGCCCTCACCGACCACGGGGTGATGTATGGCGCCATCGAGCTGCTGAAACTCTGCTCGAAGGCCGGCATCAAGCCGATCATCGGCAACGAGATGTATGTGATCAACGGCGCGCTGGATGATCCCAATCCCCCCAAGAAGGAGCGCCGCTACCACCTGGTGGTGCTGGCCAAGAATGCGGTGGGTTACCGCAACCTGGTGAAGCTCACCAGCATCAGCCACCTGCGGGGCATGCGCGGTCGCGGCATCTTCGCCCGCGCCTGCATCGACAAGCAGCTGCTGCGCCAGCACAGCGAGGGGCTGATCGTGGCCACCGCCTGCCTCGGGGGTGAGATTCCCCAGGCGATCCTGCGCGGCCGCCCTGACGTGGCCCGGCAGGTGGCGGCCTGGTACCAGGAGGTGTTCGGCGACGACTTCTACCTGGAGATCCAGGATCACGGCGGCCTGGAGGATCGCATTGTCAACACCGAGATCGCCCGCATCGGTCAGGAGCTGGGCATCGAACTGATTGCCACCAACGACGCCCACTATCTGAGCGTGGGGGATGTGGAGGCCCACGACGCTCTGTTGTGTGTGCTCACCGGCAAGCTGATCAGCGATGAGAAGCGCCTGCGGTACACGGGCACCGAGTACATCAAGAGCGAGGCCGAGATGCTCGCTCTGTTTGCGGACCATCTCGAGCCGGATGTGATCCGTCGCGCGGTGGCCAACACGGCCCAGGTGGCCGAGAAGGTGGAGGACTACGACATCCTCGGCCGCTACCAGATGCCGCGCTTCCCCATTCCGGAGGGGCACACGGCCGTGAGCTACCTCAGTGCCGTGGCCGAGCAGGGCCTGCGGGATCGGCTGGAGCTGGCAGCGGAGGCGCCCTTCGAGCCTGCCTACGGCGAGCGGCTGCGCTTCGAGCTTGAAGTGATGGAGCAGATGGGGTTTCCCACCTACTTCCTGGTGGTGTGGGACTACATCCGCTTCGCCCGCGAGAACCGCATACCGGTCGGGCCTGGCCGGGGTTCCGCGGCAGGTTCCCTGGTGGCCTATGCCCTGGGCATCACCAACATCGATCCGGTGGTGCATGGCCTGCTGTTCGAGCGCTTCCTCAACCCCGAGCGCAAGTCGATGCCTGACATCGACACCGATTTCTGCATCGAACGGCGCGGGGAGGTGATCGATTACGTGACCCGGCGCTACGGCGAGGACAAGGTGGCCCAGATCATCACCTTCAACCGCATGACCTCGAAGGCGGTGCTCAAGGATGTGGCCCGGGTGCTCGACATCCCCTACGGCGATGCCGACCGTCTCGCCAAGCTCATCCCCGTGGTGCGGGGCAAGCCCGCCAAGCTCAAGGAGATGATCGGGCCGGAGTCGCCCGCTGCGGAGTTCCGCGAGAAATACGAAAAGGATCCCGATGTGCGCCGCTGGGTAGACATGGCCATGCGGATCGAGGGCACCAACAAAACCTTCGGCGTTCATGCCGCCGGTGTGGTGATCGCGGCCGACCCCCTTGATGAGCTCGTGCCGCTTCAGCGCAACAACGACGGCCAGGTGATCACCCAGTACTTCATGGAGGACGTGGAGTCGATGGGCCTTTTGAAGATGGATTTCCTGGGCCTCAAGAACCTCACCATGATCGATAAAACCCTCGATCTGGTGCAGCAGAGCACCGGTGAAACCGTCGACCCGGACAAACTTCCCCTCGACGATGCGGCCACGTACGGACTGCTGGCCCGGGGGGATCTGGAAGGCATCTTCCAGCTGGAATCCAGCGGCATGCGGCAGATCGTGCGGGATCTCAAGCCGTCATGCCTGGAGGACATTTCCTCGATTCTGGCCCTCTACCGTCCGGGGCCATTGGATGCGGGGCTGATCCCCAAGTTCATCAACCGCAAGCATGGCCGTGAGGCGATTGATTTCGCCCACGACAAACTCCAGCCGATCCTGAATGAAACCTACGGGATCATGGTGTACCAGGAGCAGATCATGAAGATCGCCCAGGATCTGGCGGGCTACTCCCTGGGCGAAGCCGATCTGCTGCGGCGGGCCATGGGCAAGAAGAAAAAGAGCGAGATGGAAAAGCACCAGACCATCTTCGTGGAGGGAGCCACCCGGCGGGGGGTGGACACGAAGGTGGCCGAGGCCCTGTTCGAGCAGATGGTGCTGTTCGCCGAATACTGTTTCAACAAGAGCCACTCCACGGCCTATGGCGCCGTGACCTTCCAGACCGCCTACCTCAAGGCCCACTACCCCGTGGCCTACATGGCGGCGCTGCTCACGGTGAATGCCGGAGCGTCGGACAAGGTGCAGCGCTACATCGCCAACTGCAATGCCATGGGTATCGAAGTGATGCCTCCCGATGTGAACGCATCGGGCATTGATTTCACCCCCGTCGGCGATCGCATCCTCTTCGGGCTCTCCGCCGTGCGCAATCTCGGCGACGGGGCCATCCGCCAGCTGATCGAGGTGCGCCAGGAGGATGGACCGTTCCGCTCCCTGGCGGATCTCTGCGATCGCATCCCCGGCCAGCAGCTGAACCGCCGGGCCCTCGAGGCCCTGATCCATTCCGGAGCCCTCGATGCCCTCGAGCCCAGCGGCAACCGCGCTCAGCTGATGGCCGACTTGGATCTGATCCTGGACTGGGCCAGCTCCCGCGCCCGCGACCGCGCCAGCGGCCAGGGCAACCTGTTCGACCTGATGGCCTCGAGTTCGGCCGCGGAGCCGGCCAGCGCTGGCGGTGCCGGCGGCGGCGATCTGAGCACGGCCCCCAAGGCGGCCCCGGTGAACGACTATCCCCCCACCGAGAAACTGCGGCTGGAGAAGGAGCTGGTGGGGTTCTACCTCTCGGATCACCCCCTCAAGCAGCTGGGGCGTCCGGTGCGGCTGCTGTCGCCGGTGGCCCTCGCCACCCTGGAGGAACAGCCGGACAAGGCCAAGGTGAGCGCCGTGGCGATGGTGCCGGAACTGCGCCAGGTGACCACGCGCAAGGGCGATCGCATGGCGGTGCTGCAGCTGGAGGATCTCACCGGCAGCTGCGAGGCGGTGGTCTTTCCCCGCGCCTACGCCCGCCTGGCCGACCACCTGATGGTGGATGCCCGCCTGCTGGTGTGGGGCTCCGTGGATCGCCGGGACGACCGGGTGCAGCTGATCGTGGATGACTGCCGCTCCATCGACGATCTGCAGCTGCTGATGGTGGAGCTGGAGGCGGAACAGGCCGCCGACATCGCCATTCAGCATCGCCTGCGGGAATGCCTGCAGCGCCATCGTCCTCCCCTGGATGACGTGGGGTTGCGGGTGCCTGTGGTGGCGCTGGTGCAGCAACGGCAGGAGACCCGCTTCGTGCGGCTCGGTCCGCAGTTCTGCGTGGCCGATGCCGCAGCGGCCCTCGACACCCTGGCAGCGGCGGATTTCCGTGCCCGGATCAGTGCCCCGCTGATGGCGGCCTGA
- a CDS encoding mechanosensitive ion channel yields the protein MDVLSPTLMPLVVNLLGALAILLVGWLVAGLAARSVRSLLRRTQLDERVAHAIRDPERPGQRNLRLDRLLAALVFWVVLVLALVAALNALNLTTVSEPLNDFLSQIFSFLPQLGAAGLLAALGWMVASLARAVLLQTAQQLQLDERLFSPEEEDDSDPTAPGLLSSQTLANLLYWLILLFFLPLVLNALNLGNQLLPLLNLLNTFMAAVPLLAKAATIAVVGWLLARTVRTLVRNLLGSTGVDQLGEGMGLDPQQPGQSLSGLAGTVSYVLVLIPTAIAALEALAMPAIAGPAIAMLSTVLGALPQVFTAAAILALAVVLGQFLEQLAVRLFTGFGFDHWVQQLGLVEDGEAQASAQASDQVSEQISERGDEQAGPEIEVPAPRRPSEVVGVAVLGAVVLFGAVAAANVLNLPAITEIVSGLLLVFGRILAGVIVFAFGLAIANLAARLIVSSQTVQAGLLAQAARVAILGFSGAMALQQIGVAPSIVTLAFGLVLGSIAVAAAVAFGVGGRDVAAEQLRAWRDALRQQT from the coding sequence GTGGACGTGCTTTCCCCCACGCTGATGCCGCTGGTGGTCAACCTGCTGGGGGCGCTGGCCATCCTGCTGGTGGGCTGGCTGGTGGCCGGGCTTGCGGCCAGAAGCGTCCGCAGCCTGCTGCGCCGCACCCAGCTGGATGAGCGCGTCGCCCATGCCATCCGGGACCCGGAACGTCCGGGTCAGCGCAACCTGCGGCTCGATCGGCTGCTGGCTGCACTGGTGTTCTGGGTGGTGCTGGTGCTGGCGCTGGTGGCAGCCCTCAACGCCCTCAACCTCACCACCGTTTCGGAACCGCTCAACGACTTCCTCTCCCAGATTTTCTCCTTCCTGCCGCAGCTGGGGGCAGCGGGTCTGCTGGCTGCCCTGGGCTGGATGGTGGCCAGCCTGGCGCGGGCGGTGCTGCTGCAGACCGCCCAGCAGCTTCAGCTGGATGAGCGCCTGTTCTCTCCCGAGGAGGAGGACGACTCCGATCCGACCGCGCCGGGACTGCTGTCGAGTCAGACCCTCGCCAACCTCCTGTACTGGCTGATCCTTCTGTTCTTCCTGCCGCTGGTTCTCAACGCGCTGAATCTCGGCAACCAGCTTCTGCCGCTGCTCAACCTGCTCAACACCTTCATGGCCGCGGTGCCGCTGCTCGCCAAGGCGGCCACCATCGCGGTGGTGGGATGGCTGCTGGCCCGCACCGTCCGCACCCTGGTGCGCAACCTGCTCGGGTCCACCGGCGTGGATCAGCTGGGCGAAGGCATGGGGCTCGATCCACAGCAGCCCGGCCAGTCGCTCTCAGGCCTGGCCGGCACCGTGAGCTATGTGCTCGTGCTGATCCCCACGGCGATCGCCGCCCTGGAGGCCCTGGCCATGCCGGCCATCGCCGGCCCGGCCATCGCCATGCTCAGCACGGTGCTCGGCGCCCTCCCCCAGGTGTTCACGGCAGCGGCCATCCTGGCCCTGGCCGTAGTGCTGGGGCAGTTCCTCGAGCAGCTCGCGGTGCGGCTGTTCACCGGATTCGGCTTCGATCACTGGGTGCAGCAGCTGGGTCTGGTGGAGGACGGGGAGGCGCAGGCTTCCGCGCAGGCATCCGACCAGGTTTCCGAGCAGATTTCCGAGCGGGGCGACGAGCAGGCCGGCCCTGAGATCGAGGTCCCGGCCCCGCGGCGGCCCTCCGAGGTGGTGGGCGTCGCCGTGCTGGGCGCAGTGGTGCTGTTCGGCGCCGTGGCAGCCGCCAATGTGCTCAACCTTCCCGCCATCACCGAGATCGTGAGTGGGCTGCTGCTGGTGTTCGGCCGGATCCTCGCCGGTGTGATCGTGTTCGCCTTCGGCCTCGCGATCGCCAACCTGGCGGCCCGCCTGATCGTGAGCTCCCAGACGGTGCAGGCCGGCCTGCTGGCCCAGGCCGCCCGGGTGGCCATCCTGGGCTTCAGCGGTGCCATGGCCCTGCAGCAGATCGGGGTTGCTCCTTCCATCGTCACCCTGGCCTTCGGGCTGGTGCTGGGCTCGATCGCCGTGGCGGCCGCCGTCGCCTTCGGGGTGGGGGGCCGCGACGTGGCGGCCGAGCAGTTGCGTGCCTGGAGGGATGCCCTGCGCCAGCAGACCTAG
- a CDS encoding DMT family transporter — MASTVPLPWLPPWPPSAGSARMTRGTPLAPTLQMVASALAFSVMGVCVKQLEGRIPAAEVVLARALVSVVLSWGLLRRAGVDPWGQRRALLLWRGVIGTLALFCVYAALMALPLASATVLQYLYPTFTALLAWLALGEPIGRRVLLAMAVGWAGVLLVAQPAPLFDGATPLQPLPVLIAVAGALATALAYVSVRSLGRTEHPLVIVFYFPLVAVPLSLPLVVLNPVLPTPTDVVWLAGVGVFTQLGQVSLTRGLTALPAARATALSYVQVLFAGLWGWLLFAEGLDGWTILGALLVLLATLISLSARGATGR, encoded by the coding sequence ATGGCCAGCACCGTGCCGCTGCCCTGGCTGCCACCATGGCCGCCATCGGCGGGGTCGGCCCGGATGACGCGGGGCACCCCCCTGGCTCCCACACTCCAGATGGTGGCAAGCGCCCTGGCCTTCAGCGTCATGGGGGTGTGTGTGAAGCAGCTGGAGGGCCGCATCCCCGCCGCCGAGGTGGTGCTGGCCAGGGCCCTGGTGAGCGTGGTGCTGAGCTGGGGGCTGCTGCGCCGGGCCGGCGTGGATCCCTGGGGCCAGCGGCGCGCTCTGCTGCTGTGGCGCGGCGTCATCGGCACCCTGGCCCTGTTCTGCGTGTATGCGGCGCTGATGGCCCTGCCGCTGGCATCCGCCACGGTGCTCCAGTACCTCTACCCCACCTTCACGGCCCTGCTGGCCTGGCTGGCGCTCGGTGAGCCCATCGGCCGGCGCGTGCTGCTGGCCATGGCCGTGGGCTGGGCCGGTGTGCTGCTGGTGGCCCAGCCGGCTCCGCTGTTCGACGGCGCAACGCCCCTGCAGCCGCTGCCGGTGCTGATCGCCGTGGCGGGGGCCCTGGCCACCGCCCTGGCCTACGTGAGCGTGCGCAGCCTCGGCCGCACGGAGCACCCGCTGGTGATCGTGTTCTACTTCCCACTGGTGGCCGTGCCCCTGAGCCTGCCGCTGGTGGTGCTGAATCCGGTGCTGCCCACCCCCACCGACGTGGTGTGGCTCGCTGGGGTGGGGGTGTTCACCCAGCTCGGGCAGGTCAGCCTCACGCGCGGCCTCACCGCCCTGCCGGCCGCCCGGGCCACGGCGCTCAGCTACGTGCAGGTGCTGTTCGCCGGGCTTTGGGGCTGGCTGCTGTTCGCCGAGGGCCTCGACGGCTGGACCATTCTCGGCGCGCTGCTGGTGCTGCTGGCCACCCTGATCAGCCTCAGCGCACGAGGGGCAACGGGTCGGTGA
- a CDS encoding PAM68 family protein, which yields MPGKGLAPRSSKTPRAPRPAGSRAAGKPSQQGIPDAVANRMARRVAVATGIPTLMGMGVFVASYVLVSRQIADISPGVTLAASGACFLLGLVGLSYGVLSASWEERPGSLMGGEQLGLNISRLRESLRARRSGR from the coding sequence ATGCCCGGCAAGGGTCTCGCTCCCCGTTCCTCCAAGACCCCCAGGGCTCCGCGCCCGGCCGGCTCCCGGGCTGCAGGCAAGCCCAGCCAGCAGGGCATTCCTGACGCTGTGGCCAACCGCATGGCCCGCCGTGTCGCCGTGGCCACAGGCATCCCCACCCTGATGGGCATGGGGGTGTTCGTGGCCAGCTACGTCCTGGTGAGCCGGCAGATCGCCGACATCTCACCGGGTGTCACCCTGGCCGCGTCCGGCGCCTGCTTTCTCCTCGGCCTGGTGGGGTTGAGCTACGGCGTGCTCTCCGCCAGCTGGGAAGAGAGGCCCGGCAGCCTGATGGGCGGTGAGCAGCTGGGCCTCAACATCTCCAGGCTGCGGGAGTCGCTCCGAGCCAGGCGCTCCGGACGCTGA